A genomic window from Aquabacterium sp. OR-4 includes:
- a CDS encoding VOC family protein has protein sequence MNCELDHLVVLADTLAHGAAWCEATLGVAPGPGGRHALMGTHNRVLRIDGDGFAQAYLEIVAIDPDAAPPGRARWFGMDDPAQQRQLRRNGPRLAHAVLRTPDAQQLHHGLGTLGCQPGRALKISRETASGTLHWCMLVRDDGAIDLAGHLPTLIQWQGMHPTEAMPASPVRLQSATLGGLPAPVRELLRLRGLSGHDTGPAVTVTLDTPRGAVTLHSTP, from the coding sequence GTGAACTGCGAACTCGACCACCTGGTGGTGCTGGCCGACACGCTGGCGCACGGCGCCGCCTGGTGCGAGGCCACGCTGGGCGTGGCCCCCGGCCCGGGTGGCCGCCATGCGCTGATGGGCACCCACAACCGTGTCCTGCGCATCGATGGCGACGGCTTTGCGCAGGCTTACCTCGAGATCGTCGCCATCGACCCCGACGCCGCGCCGCCGGGCCGCGCGCGCTGGTTCGGCATGGACGACCCGGCGCAGCAGCGGCAGCTGCGGCGCAACGGGCCGCGCCTGGCGCACGCCGTGCTGCGCACGCCCGATGCCCAGCAGCTGCACCATGGCCTGGGCACGCTGGGCTGCCAGCCGGGCCGCGCGCTGAAGATCTCGCGCGAGACCGCCAGCGGCACGCTCCACTGGTGCATGCTGGTGCGCGACGACGGCGCCATCGACCTGGCCGGCCATCTGCCCACGCTGATCCAGTGGCAGGGCATGCACCCCACCGAGGCCATGCCGGCCAGCCCGGTGCGCCTGCAATCGGCCACGCTGGGCGGCCTGCCGGCGCCTGTGCGCGAGCTGCTGCGCCTGCGCGGGCTGAGCGGCCACGACACCGGCCCGGCCGTGACGGTGACGCTGGACACGCCGCGCGGCGCCGTCACACTGCACAGCACGCCCTGA